The following proteins come from a genomic window of Nitrospira sp.:
- a CDS encoding Putative sensory histidine kinase YfhA, with protein sequence MEQEHILVVDDDEGLLHLLKMRLSAMGYSVTPCTTGHDAVGEAKKTMFNLAITDLRLRGEDGLDVTEELLRSHPGLPVIILTAHGSIPNAVEAMQRGAFGYLTKPFDDKELKATIEKALAQQRMSREIQRLKSLVKELYGLENVVARSPAMQRLFQQIAQVADSDATILLFGETGTGKEVMARVIHTNSRRGKGPFVALNCAAIPETLFESELFGHVKGAFTSALGAKRGLFQMANGGTLFLDEIGEMPLSMQVKLLRAVQEREIREVGSETSIKVDVRIIAATNKDLGEAVKNGTFRNDLYYRISVVPLFIPPLRDRRDDIPLLAQHFLKLSVKRANKEVKGFTPAALHRLMINPWPGNVRELENVVEKAVVMSRQDMLTPDLLPAVSVSPDSPLKPLTEAKEEFERTYLKNVLQLTGGNISRAAQFAGRYRADFYKMLRKYGLHPSTTKGGRADSDMEEFESEVSLTEAER encoded by the coding sequence ATGGAGCAAGAACACATTCTCGTAGTCGACGACGATGAGGGGCTGTTGCATTTGTTGAAAATGCGATTGTCCGCGATGGGGTATTCGGTCACCCCTTGTACGACGGGGCATGATGCGGTCGGAGAGGCCAAGAAGACGATGTTCAACTTGGCGATCACCGACCTGCGTCTTCGCGGGGAAGACGGCTTGGACGTGACCGAAGAACTCCTCAGGAGTCATCCGGGACTTCCGGTCATCATTCTGACGGCCCATGGGAGTATTCCCAATGCCGTGGAGGCGATGCAACGAGGTGCGTTCGGGTACCTGACGAAGCCGTTTGATGATAAAGAGCTGAAAGCCACGATCGAGAAAGCGCTCGCGCAACAGCGGATGAGCCGGGAGATTCAGCGGCTCAAGTCGCTGGTCAAGGAACTGTACGGACTCGAAAATGTCGTGGCGCGGAGTCCCGCGATGCAACGGCTTTTCCAGCAAATCGCGCAGGTGGCCGATTCGGATGCGACCATTTTGCTGTTTGGAGAAACCGGCACCGGCAAAGAGGTGATGGCTCGCGTCATCCATACGAACAGCCGACGCGGGAAGGGCCCGTTCGTGGCGCTCAACTGCGCCGCCATACCAGAAACACTGTTCGAGAGCGAGTTGTTCGGACATGTGAAAGGCGCATTCACGAGCGCCTTGGGCGCGAAGCGCGGATTGTTTCAAATGGCCAACGGCGGCACGCTGTTCCTCGACGAGATCGGTGAGATGCCGCTGTCCATGCAGGTCAAATTATTGCGTGCCGTGCAAGAGCGGGAAATTCGAGAGGTGGGATCGGAAACCTCGATCAAAGTCGATGTCCGTATCATTGCCGCGACCAATAAGGATCTCGGTGAGGCGGTCAAAAACGGGACGTTCCGCAACGATCTGTACTATCGAATTTCGGTAGTCCCCCTGTTCATCCCGCCGCTGCGGGATCGGCGCGATGATATTCCGCTGTTGGCGCAACATTTCCTGAAGCTCAGCGTGAAACGGGCGAACAAGGAGGTGAAAGGGTTCACGCCTGCGGCGCTTCATCGATTGATGATCAATCCCTGGCCGGGCAATGTGCGCGAGCTGGAGAACGTGGTCGAGAAGGCCGTGGTGATGTCGCGGCAAGATATGCTCACGCCGGATTTGTTGCCGGCGGTCAGTGTGTCGCCCGATTCGCCGCTTAAGCCGCTGACGGAGGCCAAAGAAGAATTCGAGCGGACCTATTTGAAAAATGTCCTTCAATTGACGGGGGGAAATATCTCTCGCGCCGCGCAGTTTGCCGGCCGGTATCGAGCCGACTTCTATAAGATGTTGAGAAAATACGGCCTTCATCCGTCGACCACGAAAGGGGGACGAGCGGATTCGGACATGGAAGAGTTCGAAAGCGAAGTGAGTTTGACCGAAGCGGAGCGATAG